AAACTCCAGGTACTTCCCAGACAGACTCAGAGGAGTGAAGCAGAATTCCCTCTGCTTctcaggaacaggaacagccagTCTGgaagcagcctcaggaaacaccATTCAGTCACAGGGGCAGTGCCACAGCATGTGGACAAGACAGACGTCACTGGCAACTCTGAAGCTGCAGCAGTCTAGGCCAGATTCTTTATACTACATCGCTGGATCTTGGCTTTATCTTCAACCTTGGTCATCTTCTGAGAAACCTCTTTTTTCTGCAAAgagtaaaaataatatattactCTCTACCACTAAGTGGAGTATCGTTCAGCTTCGAGGGGAAAGCTGAACACATCCCGCATAAAGCATGGCTGAGAACCAGGAAAGGGCACAGCCCGAGCCTGGATGCAACAAAGCACTCTGCACAAAGCCTTGTGCAGCCCAACAATCCAAGGACTAGAAGCCCGTGTACGTACAAGTGCCTTTCTCATTCGCAGTTTGTCCAGCTTCAGGAACTCCTGCACCGTCAGGTTATCAGGCTCTTTCcgaagagaaagaaaaccacagtCCGCAGAGTGCTTTTTGTGTTCCTCCCTGAATTGAGGcgaaaagaaagaggaaataaaagagaaggcagcagctcccaaggAGCCGCACGCAACCGCTCTCCCCTGCCGAGCCCCTCGGTTGCCACCAGCGGTTCCCCCGGGCCGGGGCGCCACCGATCGGGGCGGAGGCCGAGGGATCCCCCCGGTACTCACAGGGGATCGTCCTCGGGCTCCCAGCCCTCCAGCTCCTTGAGGCAGAAGAAGCACTGCGCTACGTCGGGGCTGTTCTCGCTGGGGCAGTGCACGAAGCCCGCCGCCGCCATCTGCGGGCACAGGGGAGGCCGTCAGCGCCCGCCCGGACCCGCTCCCACcgtcccggccccgccgccccggccccgcgctcACCCGCTCGGGCGTGCAGGCGCAGCCCTCGGTGAAGGGCCAGTTGCGGAAGGTGGCGGCGCGGACAGAGGCGAAGTAGAGCCGCCACACCTCGGGCAGCACCGCCAGCTCCTCCATGGCCCCGTTCAAACGGCGGCGCGCGCGCAGGGCAgggcgggagcggggcggggccgccgcccTCACGGCGCCCGCCGAGCCCGAGCCCCCGCGCCAGAGGACGCCTTTTTCTCGGCGCCAACGAGTCAGAGCTCAGGGAAacacctgggctttgctgccCTATCAGGAAAGGGTGAGGTTCCACGTTTATTCTCCGGGAAAGCTTTGCTTCGTTAAGCTGTGTTTGGCTCCTCCTCTCAGCGCTGCGGTCGCTGCCCAGCTCCGCGAAGGTGGCGGAGCCGTGCCGCGGAGCGGGGCGGTGCTggctcctccagcacagctcgGGTGACCCGGCAGCCGGGCTCCCGAGGCACCAGAGGGAAGCAGAGGGCTGAGAGCACCGTTTGTCTGCTTGCTTCACTACGTGCCTTAGAAGAACCTCACCCCTTGCAAAGCCATGGCTCCCGCCCCGAGGATCACTTCACGGCCTTTGAGGAGCCGCGGTTAAATGAAGGACCGGGATAAAACaagctgtctgcagcacagcaggtgCCACAGGGCTGTTACAACACCGTCGTCACTTGGCAGTCCCTGAGGGACAAGGACACAGAGCAAGATGGTTCTCAAAATCTTTATGGTCACCTTGAGAACACAATGCAGAACTGGTCGTCTTCTTCAGGCTACTTTTCTAACTCCTAATTCTGTCTGGAAAGGAAGAGCCTGCTAAGGCCTGCATgtgtgtgcctgctgtggggGTGTCTGTAGGGAAATGAGGAACTTCTGGCCTTGGTCAGCTGCCCACACACATCCTCTGAGGCGCCATACCGGAGTTTGCTAGATTCCAATGAAATAAGATGATGGAGAGACACGTTAACAAACAGTATGACTACAGACAGGCTTTTCCAAGGGAACGGCTTTAATTCCATTCATAAAGACatatatttcctttcttttgaagTCCAGCTACCCCATAACATTAAGAACAGTGAAAATTTTCACATAGTCATGAAACAGGCAGAAATGTGCACAGACATTCGGGCACACAACCCTTGACTGGGCTGGTTTTCCTTAACAGTACCACTGGTTTTGTGTTGGTGGTGATGAACATTGGCTAACACAAGAACGTATTTTGTGTCCCTTTCTCTTCTGTTACCAAAATTAAGACTCCACTGTGGCAACTACTGCTATAATCAGGTAGCCAACAGGTACACATAGTAGATGAAGGACAAAGAAGTCATATTTGGTGTGTAGCTCTCTGTGGGCTTGATGTGAAAAGGACCATCCCAGTGGATGTGATCCATAGTTAAAATGCACAGCCTGACCTTTGGTGAGTGCAGCTGTCTGTTCATCTGCACTGAAagtcagggagggagagaagcCTGCTACACTGTGGAGAAGGACATGAGCCCCTACCAGAGAAACTGTTTGGGTTGTGGTTTTAAATTCTTGGGtatttctgtttattctttGCTATCCTCTCTACTTAGAGCCTAGCTGCTTCCAAGAACTGGATCTGGGCCatctctgctccctcctccctccaaaCTGTGAAGCAAAATGCTTCTACAAATCAGAGCCTGCATTTCAAATATCCCCACTACTTCTGTTCTGGGTGTCTTCCAGCCAGAGCGCCTATAGCAGGAGGAGGTGGGTGCTGGAGTCTGTGAGGCTGCTCTGTGGTTAGAGGTGTGCCCAAAGGGCTGATCTGCAGACCAACAAccagcagagaggtggaaaGATTCCAAAGAGCTGAATTTGGCAGCTGTGGTGCCCCACCTTGCCTAGACACAAACCCACCTGACATTGTTCCTGAACACAAAACACTGCGCACTACGAGAACTTCACACTGAGcaaggaggggaagggaaggcagcagggaaggagcaaaACAAAGGTGTCTCCTCTGAGCCTTGTGCTTGGGATCCACAAGCTCTTCAGTATTCCTGAAATATGGTTCCACGACTACTCATCTGGCGTGTGTAGAACTTTCCTAAAGTTAACATCCAGCTACAGGTACCAATACCTTATTTCCCTTCACAGACTCAAGACAGTTCCTAACAAAGCAATCAAACCACAGAAACACTGAATGGTTTAAGTTCAGGTGTTCATTTTTGCTTAAAAACAataacagagacaaaaaacctgcaacatttttttttacaggtttCAAAACTTGAAATCCATGGGGCCCCTCTGAAGTGAGAAACTTTTTAGtttggtatttttgtttgtttgctaatGAGGCTCTCCAAAGTAACAGTGGTAGGAAAATTCCCCATAAGGAATTTCAATTTTCCAGTGGTTTCAGTGTATCCTAGTTGGCATTTCCAGGTCTCTCCCTTTGGAGCACAGGAACCAATCCTTTTGGATTGTGTTTTCCACGTACAGCATCTCACTGTTGACATCCAAAGTCCTAGGGATAAACACACCAGCATGTTCCAGCTTTCCTGTGGCAGCCAACATCCTCCACTGAAAGCTGGGGGAGTTTTTTGGATGGAATGGgcttttcccagctccccagacccctccagcagctcagcgCCGCAGCCTGAGGAAGAAGGCGTGCTTGCACTCCTTGCTGTCCAAGGGGTAATACTTGTcataaaaatccaaaatgtactCCTCGGTCTTAAATCCAAACTTCTGGTAGAGCAGCATAGCAGGGTTGCTTGCAGAGACGTGAAGGGTGACGTCCTTGCCCATGCAGGTCTGCcaagggagggggagagggaaaaaaagggagataTCACTGCAAGAGAACGAGACAGCCTCTGGGGGAATGCGGAGGTGAGGAGATTCAGCTCAGGGATCCAAGGTACTGAGGAAATGTGAGAAAAGTCACAGGCCCCGGCACAGGAGTTACCACACATAGCAACAGCAAAGGgagcgctgctgctgctgctcctccaagCCTTTGTTCCTGAGAAATGTGGATTCTCTGACAATGAAA
The nucleotide sequence above comes from Poecile atricapillus isolate bPoeAtr1 chromosome 3 unlocalized genomic scaffold, bPoeAtr1.hap1 SUPER_3_unloc_2, whole genome shotgun sequence. Encoded proteins:
- the LOC131573956 gene encoding baculoviral IAP repeat-containing protein 5-like, translated to MEELAVLPEVWRLYFASVRAATFRNWPFTEGCACTPERMAAAGFVHCPSENSPDVAQCFFCLKELEGWEPEDDPLEEHKKHSADCGFLSLRKEPDNLTVQEFLKLDKLRMRKALKKEVSQKMTKVEDKAKIQRCSIKNLA